From the genome of Sphingobacterium kitahiroshimense, one region includes:
- a CDS encoding TonB-dependent receptor, producing the protein MKEFLLTTCLTVIGTGLYAQTTQAGFAGKITDEHAKGVQGASVEVRNESTGFTTKTSTNANGDYNFKELPLGGPYILKVSYVGYGEQVRTGYNLNQGDIVRLNISIQNSSNVLETVEIKGTNTLKNQVENLGAATAVTAKDIAKLPVNGRNFTSLMDLSPLSKGDNIGGQLGSSTNFTIDGMNAKNPTSAGSTTSRSGAPFSISIEAVREFKVVTNQYDVTYGRAGGGTVSAVTKQGTNKTQGSAWLYSRADWLSSPNDINGKKRMNDFSTYQYGFTLGGPIIKDKLHYFVAWDHQRDARPLIIADITSTADEERFGITRDNLDKFVDIGQRKYGMGQEAQTGSFDKIRPSNAIFGRIDWQINDKNLLTIRNNFTNDMNRLGLQDNKDIMMYESYGNDKNIDNSLLATLRTTISPKITNELKVQHLYTYQSSSPGDLLPSKNIPRAIVEDIKSTTGTKTLQLGGHRFAQEAFKNNVFQLVDNIYYSTDNINYTFGVDLMYTHANSVYGSEVNGRFHFRPSDNGNTALQNFEAMVPYNYYREVPLMADPTVVGKIFNAGVYGQLQTKLAKGLDLVAGLRLDYGHYPTSPLNEDLLKEVGVRTDHKLKSFVAQPRFQMTWDVNEERKDFFRIGGGIFASDINNYMTINNLTFDGKHFATVDVRGKDVPNPDFIGYRKDPSSTPTLAQFQTPTINTYGSDAKIPVVYKANVSYTHFFTEKLKASLSGYMNLGRNNYMYVDRNMVNDPFFRLANEDNRGVYVPASSIVAGAPDWKQGRISNKYGRVLEMNSKGKVNQFAVVLDASYQYYKDGSISVSYTWNDVKDNTSFNGNVANTATLSLAVKDDPRDLSEMSYSNNQFRNKLVIYGTLPTFYGVSVGVRYSGIGGTRYSLLAGGNINGDFVSNDNDLAYIFDPNNPSTPKRIVDGLNNLLDNAANQSLKDYIKEYEGKIAKRNGGINGFYGLIDLRVAKKFNLYKNHALEVSGDLFNVANLFKKTWGVNEAIGNQRLYALGGKDTDGNALPQFDATLQQYNYSVANTGVISRSGNPYQFQLGLRYSF; encoded by the coding sequence ATGAAAGAATTTCTACTCACAACATGTTTAACTGTCATTGGTACTGGTTTGTATGCGCAGACAACTCAGGCTGGTTTTGCTGGAAAGATTACAGACGAGCACGCTAAAGGTGTTCAAGGCGCTTCTGTAGAGGTTCGAAATGAATCGACAGGCTTCACCACAAAAACATCTACCAATGCAAATGGCGATTATAATTTTAAAGAGCTACCATTGGGCGGTCCTTATATATTGAAAGTTTCCTATGTTGGATATGGTGAACAGGTTCGGACCGGATATAATTTAAATCAGGGTGATATTGTTCGATTGAATATTTCCATTCAAAATTCTTCAAATGTACTAGAGACAGTAGAGATTAAAGGTACAAATACATTAAAAAATCAGGTTGAAAATTTAGGTGCCGCAACTGCCGTCACGGCAAAGGATATCGCAAAATTGCCGGTTAATGGAAGAAACTTTACCTCTTTAATGGATCTATCACCATTGAGTAAAGGTGATAATATAGGTGGTCAGCTTGGTTCTTCGACCAACTTTACCATTGATGGTATGAACGCAAAGAATCCAACATCTGCCGGTTCAACAACAAGCAGAAGCGGGGCACCATTTTCGATTTCGATTGAAGCTGTCCGGGAATTTAAAGTGGTGACCAATCAATATGATGTGACTTATGGCAGAGCAGGTGGGGGTACTGTAAGTGCCGTGACAAAACAAGGAACTAATAAGACACAGGGTAGTGCTTGGTTGTATTCTCGGGCTGATTGGCTATCCAGTCCTAATGATATCAATGGTAAAAAGCGGATGAATGATTTCTCCACTTACCAATATGGATTCACTTTGGGGGGACCAATCATTAAAGATAAGCTTCATTACTTTGTCGCTTGGGATCATCAACGTGATGCTCGCCCATTAATTATAGCCGATATAACCTCTACTGCAGATGAAGAACGTTTTGGCATTACAAGAGACAATCTGGATAAGTTTGTTGACATCGGACAAAGAAAATATGGTATGGGCCAGGAGGCACAGACAGGTTCTTTTGACAAAATACGTCCATCAAATGCGATCTTTGGTCGTATTGATTGGCAAATTAATGACAAGAACCTCTTGACCATCCGTAACAATTTTACAAACGATATGAATAGGCTTGGCTTGCAGGATAATAAGGATATCATGATGTATGAATCTTATGGAAATGATAAAAATATTGACAATAGCTTATTAGCGACATTGCGTACAACGATTTCTCCTAAAATAACCAATGAATTAAAAGTACAGCACCTTTATACTTATCAGAGTAGTAGTCCAGGGGATCTTTTACCGAGTAAAAATATTCCGCGCGCAATTGTAGAGGATATAAAATCTACCACTGGTACTAAAACACTGCAATTGGGTGGACATCGTTTTGCTCAGGAAGCTTTTAAAAATAATGTATTTCAGCTTGTAGATAATATCTATTACAGTACAGACAATATAAATTATACTTTTGGTGTTGACTTAATGTATACGCATGCAAATTCAGTGTATGGTAGCGAAGTGAATGGACGCTTCCACTTTAGACCAAGCGATAACGGAAATACTGCTTTACAAAATTTTGAAGCAATGGTGCCGTACAATTATTATCGTGAAGTTCCATTGATGGCAGATCCAACGGTTGTCGGCAAAATATTTAATGCGGGTGTTTATGGACAGCTACAGACCAAATTAGCTAAAGGTTTGGATTTAGTAGCAGGATTAAGATTGGATTATGGACATTACCCAACTTCTCCTCTGAACGAAGATTTGTTAAAAGAAGTTGGTGTACGTACGGATCATAAACTGAAGTCTTTTGTAGCTCAACCGCGATTTCAGATGACCTGGGATGTGAATGAGGAACGGAAAGACTTTTTCCGTATTGGAGGAGGTATCTTTGCTTCGGATATCAACAATTATATGACGATCAATAATCTGACCTTTGATGGTAAGCATTTTGCGACTGTAGATGTGCGTGGTAAAGATGTGCCTAATCCTGATTTTATTGGATATAGAAAAGATCCTTCTTCTACGCCAACATTGGCACAATTTCAAACACCGACCATTAATACCTATGGATCTGACGCGAAGATTCCAGTGGTGTATAAGGCAAACGTATCTTATACGCATTTCTTTACAGAAAAACTCAAAGCGAGTCTTTCAGGATATATGAATTTGGGACGTAATAATTATATGTATGTAGATCGTAATATGGTAAATGATCCTTTCTTTAGATTAGCGAATGAAGACAACAGGGGCGTATATGTTCCTGCATCTTCTATCGTTGCTGGTGCTCCAGATTGGAAGCAGGGAAGGATTTCTAATAAATACGGACGTGTTTTGGAAATGAATTCTAAAGGAAAGGTCAACCAATTTGCAGTGGTATTGGATGCCAGTTACCAATACTATAAGGATGGATCTATTTCTGTCAGTTATACGTGGAATGACGTGAAGGATAATACTTCTTTCAATGGAAATGTGGCCAATACAGCAACACTGTCTTTAGCAGTGAAAGATGATCCAAGAGATTTAAGTGAGATGAGTTATTCCAATAATCAATTCCGCAATAAATTGGTTATATATGGTACTTTGCCAACATTTTATGGCGTGAGTGTAGGTGTTCGTTATTCGGGTATTGGAGGAACACGTTATAGTCTGTTGGCAGGAGGTAATATCAACGGCGATTTTGTCAGCAATGATAATGATCTAGCTTATATTTTTGATCCAAATAATCCAAGTACGCCAAAACGTATAGTAGATGGTTTAAATAACTTATTGGATAATGCTGCCAATCAAAGCCTCAAAGATTATATTAAGGAATATGAGGGTAAAATAGCAAAACGTAACGGAGGGATAAATGGTTTCTATGGCTTAATTGATCTTAGGGTCGCTAAAAAGTTCAATTTATACAAAAACCATGCTTTGGAGGTATCTGGTGATCTCTTTAACGTTGCCAACTTATTTAAGAAAACTTGGGGTGTAAATGAAGCCATTGGGAACCAGAGATTATATGCTTTGGGTGGAAAAGATACTGACGGAAATGCTTTACCTCAGTTTGATGCGACATTACAGCAGTATAATTATAGCGTAGCAAATACGGGAGTGATCTCACGTTCTGGAAATCCATATCAATTTCAATTAGGTTTACGTTACTCTTTCTAA
- the bshC gene encoding bacillithiol biosynthesis cysteine-adding enzyme BshC: MKATYIDYSETNSFSKTLIAYLNQDEALVPFIGNWPTFAGFEKQINEKKPFPSRTLLVDRLKAQYGDLLESAPHVAANIDKLLADNAYTITTGHQLNIFTGPLYFIFKIITAIRLADDLKVRFPEKEFVPVYWMATEDHDFAEINHTKLSGKKIVWDTPAVSATGRMDTDSIVQAVKQYTGVLGLSEHSCKLACIVENAYLKHDNLADATRYLVHELFKKFGLLIIDADDKALKTVFKPIITEDILTEKSFKAIEETSESLEKAGFATQVHAREINFFYLTDEFRERIVLNADGRYEVLHQDIYFTKAELEKEIDTYPERFSPNVVMRPMYQEIILPNLAYIGGGAEMVYWMQLKANFDQYGIDFPILIPRNSAMITEDNVVSKIFRQDLTFKSIFRDSEILKKEFVRRQTKHRLNLNDEWMELNAIFGKIKLRTHKIDPSLSPSTEAIKARLKKAINNLEKKLMRAEKRNHKDALSNIDHIKERLFPGGGLQERSENFGLLYVKYGDTLFDELYKHFNPLDFKFTILY; the protein is encoded by the coding sequence ATGAAAGCAACTTATATAGACTACAGCGAAACCAACAGCTTTTCTAAGACACTTATTGCTTATTTAAATCAGGATGAAGCTTTAGTTCCCTTTATCGGGAATTGGCCAACTTTCGCTGGTTTTGAAAAGCAAATTAATGAAAAAAAACCTTTTCCTTCGCGTACGCTTTTAGTTGATCGATTAAAAGCACAATATGGCGATTTACTAGAATCCGCTCCTCACGTTGCAGCAAACATTGATAAATTACTTGCTGATAACGCATATACCATTACAACGGGACATCAACTCAATATTTTTACTGGTCCATTATATTTTATCTTTAAAATCATAACAGCTATTCGTTTAGCAGATGATCTTAAAGTCAGGTTTCCAGAGAAAGAATTTGTTCCTGTTTATTGGATGGCTACGGAAGATCATGATTTTGCGGAAATAAACCATACGAAATTGTCAGGCAAAAAAATCGTTTGGGATACTCCCGCGGTTTCAGCTACAGGAAGGATGGATACGGATTCTATTGTTCAGGCAGTAAAGCAGTATACCGGTGTTTTAGGGCTTTCTGAGCATTCTTGTAAACTTGCCTGTATTGTTGAGAATGCTTATCTCAAGCATGATAATTTAGCCGATGCTACCCGATATCTTGTACATGAATTGTTTAAGAAATTTGGCCTGCTTATTATTGATGCTGATGACAAAGCGCTAAAAACCGTTTTTAAACCGATCATAACAGAAGATATTTTAACTGAAAAAAGCTTTAAAGCAATAGAAGAGACATCTGAGTCTTTGGAAAAAGCCGGTTTTGCCACACAGGTGCATGCTCGTGAAATCAATTTTTTCTATCTGACAGATGAATTTCGCGAACGTATTGTTTTAAATGCTGATGGTCGTTATGAGGTTTTACATCAGGATATTTACTTTACAAAAGCGGAGCTTGAAAAGGAAATAGATACATACCCAGAAAGATTCAGTCCGAATGTGGTTATGCGTCCTATGTACCAGGAAATCATCTTACCTAATTTAGCTTATATTGGTGGTGGGGCAGAAATGGTTTATTGGATGCAGCTAAAAGCAAATTTTGATCAATATGGAATTGATTTTCCAATTTTAATACCACGTAATTCTGCCATGATTACTGAAGATAATGTGGTGTCTAAGATTTTTAGACAGGATCTTACTTTTAAAAGTATATTCCGGGATAGTGAAATTCTAAAGAAGGAATTTGTGCGTCGGCAAACGAAACATCGTTTAAATCTAAATGATGAATGGATGGAGTTAAATGCCATATTCGGAAAAATAAAGCTTCGTACGCACAAGATAGATCCTAGTTTATCACCAAGTACGGAAGCGATTAAAGCACGGTTAAAAAAAGCTATTAATAATCTGGAAAAGAAATTAATGCGTGCCGAAAAGCGGAATCATAAAGATGCATTGTCTAATATCGACCATATCAAAGAACGTCTGTTTCCCGGTGGTGGATTGCAGGAACGGTCTGAGAATTTTGGTCTTCTCTATGTTAAATATGGAGATACTTTATTCGATGAACTTTATAAGCATTTTAATCCATTGGATTTTAAGTTTACGATACTCTATTAA
- the recO gene encoding DNA repair protein RecO, translating into MLHKTRGIVLKTTNYSESSVVSQIYTEHFGLQSYLVNGARKPKAKIRSGFLQALHPLDMVVTFKDNNSLHRINEARQVPPLKSIPYDIVKSSLAIFLNEVLYKILREQSGDPFLFEYLYQAILWLDNSETNLANFHLVFLINLSRFLGFYPVEASKNYPYFNLESATFSNQLPEHPYVLQEPHTTLFRKLMATEFNSSEDIKMSTKDRQILLEKIIDYYRLHLTNFREIKSLYILEEIFH; encoded by the coding sequence ATGCTTCATAAAACTAGAGGTATTGTATTAAAAACCACCAATTATTCTGAAAGTAGCGTCGTATCTCAAATTTATACGGAACACTTTGGCTTGCAATCATACCTTGTGAATGGCGCCCGCAAACCCAAAGCTAAAATTAGATCGGGGTTCTTACAGGCCTTACATCCTTTAGATATGGTTGTAACCTTTAAAGATAACAATTCCCTGCATCGCATAAATGAAGCAAGGCAGGTACCTCCTTTAAAAAGTATACCTTACGATATTGTCAAAAGCTCATTAGCAATATTTCTCAATGAAGTGCTCTATAAAATCTTAAGGGAGCAATCTGGAGATCCATTTCTATTCGAATATTTGTATCAAGCGATACTATGGCTTGATAACTCTGAAACAAATCTTGCAAATTTTCATTTGGTATTTCTTATTAACTTAAGTCGTTTTCTGGGTTTTTACCCTGTTGAAGCTTCGAAAAACTATCCCTATTTCAATTTGGAATCTGCCACTTTCTCCAATCAGCTTCCCGAACATCCCTATGTATTACAGGAACCTCACACCACGCTTTTTAGAAAATTGATGGCAACAGAATTCAACTCCTCCGAAGATATCAAAATGAGTACTAAAGACCGTCAGATACTCTTAGAAAAAATAATCGACTACTACAGACTACATCTCACGAATTTCAGAGAAATAAAATCGCTCTATATCTTAGAAGAAATCTTTCATTAA
- the ftsY gene encoding signal recognition particle-docking protein FtsY, whose translation MGLFDFFKKKQETPEAQEALDKSLEKTKEGFFSKITKAVVGKSTIDDDVLDNLEEILVTSDVGVTTTLKIVDRIQARVARDKYVSTSELNTLLKEEIQELLAENNSSDFENFEYGNHKPYVIMVVGVNGVGKTTTIGKLAHQLKAAGNKVVLGAADTFRAAAVEQIKLWGERVGVRVVAQAMGSDPASVAYDAVQSALSNGDDVCIIDTAGRLHNKVGLMNELGKIKNVMQKVIPGAPHEILLVLDASTGQNAIEQCTQFTQATDVNALALTKLDGTAKGGVVIGISDQFKIPVKYIGVGEKIGDLQLFNKKEFVDSLFK comes from the coding sequence ATGGGATTATTCGATTTTTTCAAGAAGAAACAAGAAACTCCTGAAGCCCAAGAAGCTTTAGATAAAAGTTTGGAAAAGACTAAAGAGGGTTTCTTTTCTAAAATTACAAAAGCAGTTGTTGGTAAATCAACTATCGATGATGATGTTTTAGATAATTTGGAAGAAATATTGGTGACCTCGGATGTGGGTGTGACAACAACACTGAAAATTGTTGACCGTATTCAGGCGCGTGTTGCACGTGATAAATATGTTTCAACCTCAGAGTTAAATACGTTATTGAAGGAAGAGATTCAGGAATTATTAGCGGAAAACAACAGTTCTGATTTTGAAAACTTTGAGTACGGTAATCACAAACCATATGTTATCATGGTGGTCGGTGTAAACGGAGTTGGAAAAACAACAACAATTGGAAAACTGGCACATCAGTTGAAAGCAGCTGGCAATAAAGTTGTTTTGGGTGCTGCTGATACTTTTCGTGCTGCTGCCGTAGAACAAATCAAGCTTTGGGGTGAACGTGTAGGTGTTCGTGTTGTTGCACAGGCGATGGGATCTGACCCTGCTTCTGTTGCTTATGATGCAGTCCAATCGGCCTTATCTAACGGTGATGATGTCTGTATTATTGATACAGCAGGTCGTCTTCATAACAAGGTTGGCTTGATGAATGAGTTGGGGAAAATAAAAAATGTCATGCAAAAGGTTATTCCTGGTGCTCCACATGAAATTCTATTGGTTCTTGATGCCTCTACAGGACAAAATGCCATAGAACAATGTACTCAATTTACACAAGCAACTGATGTCAATGCCTTAGCATTGACTAAACTGGATGGTACCGCAAAGGGTGGGGTAGTTATCGGTATATCTGATCAATTTAAAATACCTGTAAAATATATTGGTGTCGGTGAGAAAATCGGCGATTTACAGTTATTCAACAAAAAAGAGTTTGTGGATTCGCTGTTCAAGTAA
- a CDS encoding DUF805 domain-containing protein, whose amino-acid sequence MEWFLKVVRDNYANFDGRARRKEYWMFALFNFIISCILGILAYIANVFYYLSIIVSLALIIPSIAVAVRRLHDINKSGWMILLCLIPFVNFYLIYLFFLEGDKGPNEYGEDPKADENDNPFADQNPFGHIPPPPPSDRGNNDPFASHNS is encoded by the coding sequence ATGGAATGGTTTCTGAAAGTCGTTCGCGACAACTATGCAAATTTCGATGGTCGAGCCCGCAGAAAAGAATACTGGATGTTCGCGTTATTTAACTTTATCATCTCCTGTATTCTTGGAATTCTTGCTTACATAGCTAATGTTTTTTACTACCTGAGTATTATTGTTTCTCTTGCGCTAATAATACCAAGTATAGCAGTAGCAGTTAGACGTCTTCATGATATTAATAAGTCGGGATGGATGATCCTATTGTGTCTAATACCATTCGTCAACTTTTATTTAATATATCTTTTCTTTTTAGAAGGAGATAAAGGTCCTAACGAATATGGTGAAGATCCAAAAGCTGACGAAAATGATAACCCATTTGCAGACCAGAATCCTTTCGGACATATTCCTCCGCCCCCTCCTTCTGACAGAGGTAATAATGACCCCTTCGCTTCTCATAATTCGTAA
- the rpmG gene encoding 50S ribosomal protein L33, with amino-acid sequence MAKKGNRVQVILECTEHKESGLPGMSRYITTKNKKNTTERLELKKFNPVLRKVTVHKEIK; translated from the coding sequence ATGGCTAAAAAAGGAAATAGAGTACAAGTTATCTTAGAATGTACTGAACACAAAGAAAGTGGTCTTCCGGGAATGTCTCGTTACATCACTACTAAGAACAAGAAAAATACAACTGAGCGTTTAGAATTGAAAAAATTCAACCCAGTATTGAGAAAAGTTACTGTTCACAAAGAAATTAAGTAA
- a CDS encoding SIMPL domain-containing protein: MKNLLLGIMLFASVHTLQAQQMTNKDMVTTIGRAEEEVTPDIIYINVTLKEFYQDGNTKKKVSIETLEKQLFQAATNVGVEKKDFTIQNIYSTNYATKKKKETEILLSRQYRIKVTQLNKLNDLFDGVDAAGIQNTAISELDYSKKKELEKTLKVKAVKDAMENAKILAEAAGQKVGKAILLSESPQMIYFNSPRAMASFKSSNMEAADVADDLDLDIKPIKITSEVNASFEIL, from the coding sequence ATGAAAAATTTATTGTTAGGAATAATGCTATTTGCATCTGTACACACTTTACAAGCACAACAAATGACAAATAAAGATATGGTAACAACCATCGGAAGAGCGGAAGAAGAAGTAACACCCGATATTATTTATATAAACGTTACTTTAAAGGAATTTTATCAAGACGGAAACACAAAGAAAAAGGTTTCAATCGAAACTCTTGAAAAGCAATTATTTCAAGCAGCAACAAATGTAGGGGTTGAAAAAAAGGATTTTACAATTCAAAACATCTACAGTACGAACTATGCTACAAAGAAGAAAAAAGAAACTGAAATCTTACTTTCTCGTCAATACCGTATTAAAGTAACGCAATTGAATAAATTAAATGATTTGTTCGATGGTGTTGATGCTGCCGGAATACAGAATACAGCAATCAGCGAACTTGATTATTCAAAAAAGAAAGAACTTGAAAAAACATTAAAAGTTAAAGCGGTTAAAGATGCGATGGAAAATGCGAAAATTTTAGCTGAAGCTGCTGGTCAAAAAGTTGGAAAAGCAATTCTATTGTCTGAAAGTCCACAAATGATTTATTTCAATTCACCACGTGCCATGGCTTCATTCAAATCAAGTAACATGGAAGCTGCAGATGTAGCTGATGATCTGGACTTGGATATTAAACCGATCAAAATTACAAGTGAGGTAAATGCATCCTTTGAAATATTATAA
- a CDS encoding DUF2752 domain-containing protein gives MKFNEFREPFYIVWNLISICMLLFLVVLFVLDSSLLLVAAPICPSKLKGTECMLCGMTRAFLKIKEGDFSLAHQFNRGSIILFSLIIVNSIIFISEKIINHKKL, from the coding sequence ATGAAATTTAATGAGTTTCGGGAGCCTTTTTATATTGTATGGAATCTAATTTCCATTTGTATGCTTCTTTTTTTAGTAGTACTGTTTGTTTTAGATAGTTCTTTATTACTTGTAGCTGCGCCGATTTGTCCATCAAAGCTAAAAGGGACGGAATGTATGCTATGTGGTATGACAAGGGCATTTTTAAAAATTAAAGAAGGAGATTTCTCACTGGCTCATCAGTTTAATCGTGGAAGCATAATTTTGTTTTCATTGATTATCGTAAATTCTATTATCTTTATAAGTGAAAAAATTATAAACCATAAGAAACTATGA
- a CDS encoding DUF4295 domain-containing protein, whose product MAKKSVASLQKGGGKEYTKVIITTKSTKTGAYTFKEAMIHNDKVKDTLAEAAKNN is encoded by the coding sequence ATGGCAAAGAAATCTGTTGCATCGTTACAAAAAGGTGGCGGTAAAGAATATACAAAGGTTATTATTACTACTAAATCGACTAAAACGGGAGCTTATACTTTCAAAGAGGCGATGATTCACAATGATAAAGTAAAAGATACTTTAGCAGAGGCTGCAAAAAATAACTAG
- the rimO gene encoding 30S ribosomal protein S12 methylthiotransferase RimO: MKTKYSKAVEPKSKPRVNVVTLGCSKNIHDSEVLMGQLKGNQIEVVHEATNIQENDIVVINTCGFIDNAKQESIDTILQFSELKDEGKINKVIVTGCLSERYKPELQSEITNVDGYFGTNDLPDLLKSIGADYRHELLGERMLTTPSHYSYFKIAEGCNRPCSFCAIPLMRGKHVSKSIDDLVKEAKFLASNGTKELILIAQDLTYYGLDIYGKRNLSDLMRHLSDVDGIDWIRLQYAYPSGFPMDILDAMNERSNICNYLDMPLQHISDRMLTSMRRGTSKQKQIDLVNKIRDKVPNIALRTTLICGYPDETEQDFQEMLEWVEETRFDRLGCFTYSHEEKTHAHSLEDNVPEEVKQERVEAIMEVQQGISFEINQDKIGNTYKVLIDRVDGDYFIGRTEYDSPEVDNEVILDAKTNYARIGDFVNVKVDRAEDFDLYGSIVK; this comes from the coding sequence ATGAAAACAAAATATAGTAAGGCTGTAGAGCCAAAGTCAAAACCCCGTGTGAATGTGGTTACATTGGGTTGTTCTAAAAATATTCATGATAGTGAAGTATTGATGGGACAATTAAAAGGTAATCAAATAGAAGTTGTACACGAGGCTACTAATATTCAGGAGAACGATATTGTTGTTATCAATACCTGTGGTTTTATCGATAATGCCAAACAGGAGTCTATTGATACGATCTTACAGTTTTCAGAATTGAAAGATGAGGGCAAGATCAATAAGGTCATTGTTACAGGCTGTCTTTCTGAGCGCTATAAACCTGAGCTACAATCTGAGATTACAAACGTAGACGGTTATTTTGGTACAAATGACTTACCTGATTTATTAAAATCTATCGGTGCAGATTATCGTCACGAACTGTTAGGTGAACGTATGTTGACCACGCCTTCACACTATTCTTATTTTAAGATCGCCGAAGGTTGCAACCGTCCATGTTCATTCTGTGCGATTCCGTTAATGCGTGGTAAGCATGTTTCGAAATCAATTGATGATTTAGTGAAAGAAGCCAAATTCTTAGCTTCTAATGGAACGAAAGAATTGATATTGATCGCACAAGATTTAACCTATTACGGATTAGATATTTATGGAAAGCGTAACCTTTCTGACTTGATGCGTCATTTATCTGATGTTGATGGTATCGATTGGATCCGTTTGCAATATGCTTATCCTTCTGGATTCCCAATGGATATTCTTGATGCGATGAATGAACGTTCAAATATCTGTAATTACTTAGATATGCCATTGCAGCATATTTCTGATCGTATGTTGACTTCAATGCGTCGCGGTACAAGTAAGCAAAAACAGATTGATTTGGTTAATAAGATCCGTGATAAAGTTCCTAATATTGCTTTGCGTACAACGTTAATCTGTGGTTATCCTGATGAAACTGAGCAAGATTTTCAAGAGATGTTGGAATGGGTTGAGGAAACACGTTTTGACCGCTTAGGATGTTTTACTTATTCGCATGAAGAGAAAACACATGCGCATTCATTGGAAGATAATGTCCCTGAAGAAGTAAAACAGGAGCGTGTAGAAGCGATCATGGAAGTACAACAAGGAATTTCTTTTGAGATCAATCAAGATAAAATAGGAAATACCTATAAAGTATTAATTGACCGTGTGGACGGCGATTACTTTATTGGCAGAACAGAATATGACTCTCCAGAAGTTGATAATGAGGTTATACTTGATGCAAAAACAAACTATGCCCGAATCGGTGATTTTGTAAATGTTAAAGTGGACCGCGCTGAAGACTTTGATTTATATGGATCTATTGTCAAATAA
- the rpmB gene encoding 50S ribosomal protein L28, whose amino-acid sequence MSRICDLTGKTAMNGYNVSNSNAKTKRKFYPNLQTKRFFIPEEDSWITLKVSTSAIKTINKIGITNAIGKFIKKGSI is encoded by the coding sequence ATGTCAAGAATTTGTGATTTAACAGGCAAAACAGCAATGAATGGATATAATGTATCTAATTCTAACGCTAAAACAAAACGTAAATTTTACCCAAATTTGCAAACAAAACGTTTCTTCATTCCAGAAGAAGATAGTTGGATTACATTAAAAGTTTCGACTTCGGCGATTAAAACTATCAACAAAATCGGTATCACTAATGCTATCGGTAAGTTCATAAAAAAAGGATCAATTTAA
- a CDS encoding cold-shock protein, giving the protein MQEGVVKFFNETKGFGFIIPNSGESEIFVHVSGLVDKIRENDNVSYEVEQGRKGLNAVNVKVI; this is encoded by the coding sequence ATGCAAGAAGGAGTAGTAAAATTCTTTAATGAAACCAAAGGTTTCGGTTTCATCATTCCAAATTCAGGCGAGAGCGAAATCTTCGTTCACGTTTCTGGTTTAGTAGACAAAATTCGTGAAAATGACAACGTTTCTTACGAAGTAGAACAAGGTCGTAAAGGTCTTAATGCGGTAAATGTAAAAGTTATCTAA